A single genomic interval of Dysidea avara chromosome 8, odDysAvar1.4, whole genome shotgun sequence harbors:
- the LOC136264136 gene encoding transcription intermediary factor 1-alpha-like isoform X3 — MRWQLSKKIEQNKSIPCNACIKGELATSFCFDCSDFQFHCKECFECHKYSTEKQGHRIIQPEEIQSKKKDVTLKQKSMQCQYHELDLMFYCETHDELACSYCNGKKYTGHEHESVKMMAKKHRSKIDDIIKPMDNIIVKLTKAQQNISSTREKIHSQATELEQEIDTYFDQLEQKLKQQRANLKKELHEVSTEKEKAVSLQLKQLENIQVQLENVKELSEAVKNGSDHEALFMNKQLAKDVEKLSTICTKLSTEPVELANTKFSKEYEESFPFFGNLSYGDISVFNTLIAYDVPAYGQVGK, encoded by the coding sequence ATGAGATGGCAATTAAGCAAAAAAATAGAACAAAACAAAAGCATACCCTGCAATGCTTGCATCAAAGGAGAACTAGCAACATCATTTTGCTTCGACTGCTCTGATTTCCAGTTTCACTGCAAAGAATGTTTCGAGTGCCACAAATACAGCACAGAAAAGCAAGGTCACCGTATTATACAACCAGAAGAAATACAATCTAAGAAGAAAGATGTTACGTTAAAACAGAAATCTATGCAGTGCCAATATCATGAATTGGATCTGATGTTCTACTGtgaaacacatgatgagttggCTTGTAGTTACTGTAATGGAAAGAAGTACACTGGACATGAACATGAATCTGTGAAGATGATGGCAAAAAAACACCGATCTAAAATTGATGATATTATAAAACCAATGGACAACATCATTGTTAAGTTGACCAAAGCTCAGCAAAACATTTCCTCCACCAGGGAAAAGATTCATTCACAGGCCACTGAACTTGAGCAAGAAATTGACACTTACTTTGATCAATTGGAGCAAAAATTAAAGCAACAAAGAGCAAATCTAAAGAAAGAATTACATGAAGTATCAACAGAAAAAGAAAAGGCAGTTTCACTGCAGCTAAAGCAATTGGAAAACATACAAGTACAGCTAGAGAATGTAAAGGAACTGAGTGAAGCCGTGAAGAATGGATCTGACCATGAAGCATTGTTCATGAACAAACAACTAGCTAAAGATGTGGAGAAATTGAGTACTATCTGCACCAAACTAAGTACTGAGCCAGTAGAGTTAGCTAATACAAAATTCAGCAAAGAGTATGAGGAGTCTTTTCCATTCTTTGGCAATTTGTCGTATGGTGATATTTCTGTTTTCAATACTCTAATTGCATACGATGTTCCAGCCTATGGACAGGTTGGTAAGTAA
- the LOC136264746 gene encoding E3 ubiquitin-protein ligase TRIM71-like has protein sequence MTITILAKKEVAYKQSQEQEMLLQLKLKTTKMAAIQPPLYPPNLERWRSHVQVRIPQCKIVNDDGKMGQPWGIAFGKDGVWAVVDCSNHCVCIFDSQDKLNKKFESSGKGNGQLSYPCGLAFDANNYLYVVDIGNHRVQKFDINGGYLLQFGSTGSGDGQLSNPVGITVYNDRVFVADRSNNRISVFQCDGQFSNTFGSGHLSSPYDVAVTNNNQVLVAGYGHHCISIFTLDGNYVNKIGTLGSDRGQLVLLLIYMALYL, from the exons ATGACAATCACCATCCTTGCCAAGAAGGAGGTAGCATACAAGCAAAGCCAAGAACAGGAGATGTTATTACAGCTGAAGTTAAAGACAACCAAAATGGCAGCTATACAGCCTCCTTTGTACCCACCCAACCTGGAGAGGTGGAGGTCACA TGTTCAGGTACGTATACCCCAGTGCAAGATAGTGAATGATGATGGAAAGATGGGCCAGCCATGGGGTATTGCATTTGGCAAGGATGGTGTGTGGGCAGTAGTAGATTGCTCTAACCATTGTGTGTGCATATTTGATAGCCAAGacaaactaaataagaaattCGAATCTAGTGGAAAAGGGAATGGCCAGCTGAGTTATCCTTGTGGGTTAGCATTCGATGCCAATAACTACTTGTATGTGGTTGATATTGGTAACCACAGGGTACAAAAGTTTGACATCAATGGTGGCTATTTACTACAGTTCGGCAGTACAGGATCAGGTGATGGTCAACTATCCAATCCAGTAGGTATCACAGTATATAATGATAGAGTATTTGTTGCTGATCGGAGTAATAACCGCATCTCAGTGTTCCAGTGTGATGGTCAGTTTAGTAACACTTTTGGGTCAGGTCATTTGAGTAGTCCCTATGATGTAGCAGTCACCAATAACAATCAGGTACTTGTTGCTGGTTATGGTCATCACTGCATCTCCATCTTTACTCTTGATGGTAACTATGTGAACAAGATTGGTACACTAGGTAGTGATAGGGGTCAACTAGTCTTGCTATTGATTTATATGGCTTTATATTTGTAA